One window of the Dreissena polymorpha isolate Duluth1 chromosome 5, UMN_Dpol_1.0, whole genome shotgun sequence genome contains the following:
- the LOC127832350 gene encoding mitochondrial import inner membrane translocase subunit Tim17-B-like isoform X1, protein MEEYARDPCPYRIVDDCGGAFSMGAIGGSVFHLIKGYREAAKGKKLYGSIRNMQMKAPITGGNFAVWGCCFAMTECTLVKIRNKEDPWNSIASGAITGGVLAVRNGVGACLVSAVIGGVLLAMIEGVGILLTRSTAESFNPSNMLMEDPSQLPQKPQGGAGTTGGFGGFGMPQPTYQ, encoded by the exons ATGGAAGAATACGCACGTGATCCTTG TCCATATCGCATAGTTGATGATTGTGGGGGAGCCTTCTCAATGGGGGCAATAGGAGGCAGTGTATTTCATTTGATAAAGGGCTACAGAGAAGCAGCAAAG GGCAAGAAATTGTATGGCAGTATACGAAATATGCAAATGAAGGCACCTATAACTGGAG GCAATTTTGCAGTATGGGGTTGCTGTTTTGCTATGACAGAATGTACACTAGTAAAGATACGAAACAAAGAAGACCCCTGGAACTCTATTGCCAGTGGTGCCATCACAGGCGGAGTGTTAGCTGTCAGAA ATGGTGTAGGAGCCTGTCTAGTTTCGGCAGTCATTG GTGGAGTGCTGCTGGCCATGATAGAGGGTGTTGGTATTTTACTCACGAGATCAACAGCAGAAAGCTTTAACCCAT CCAACATGTTAATGGAAGACCCCTCACAGTTGCCACAGAAACCTCAGGGCGGAGCAGGGACGACCGGAGGCTTTGGAGGATTTGGAATGCCTCAGCCCACCTATCAATGA
- the LOC127832350 gene encoding mitochondrial import inner membrane translocase subunit Tim17-B-like isoform X2, giving the protein MPRIMKLHSPYRIVDDCGGAFSMGAIGGSVFHLIKGYREAAKGKKLYGSIRNMQMKAPITGGNFAVWGCCFAMTECTLVKIRNKEDPWNSIASGAITGGVLAVRNGVGACLVSAVIGGVLLAMIEGVGILLTRSTAESFNPSNMLMEDPSQLPQKPQGGAGTTGGFGGFGMPQPTYQ; this is encoded by the exons atgcctaggatcatgaaacttcatag TCCATATCGCATAGTTGATGATTGTGGGGGAGCCTTCTCAATGGGGGCAATAGGAGGCAGTGTATTTCATTTGATAAAGGGCTACAGAGAAGCAGCAAAG GGCAAGAAATTGTATGGCAGTATACGAAATATGCAAATGAAGGCACCTATAACTGGAG GCAATTTTGCAGTATGGGGTTGCTGTTTTGCTATGACAGAATGTACACTAGTAAAGATACGAAACAAAGAAGACCCCTGGAACTCTATTGCCAGTGGTGCCATCACAGGCGGAGTGTTAGCTGTCAGAA ATGGTGTAGGAGCCTGTCTAGTTTCGGCAGTCATTG GTGGAGTGCTGCTGGCCATGATAGAGGGTGTTGGTATTTTACTCACGAGATCAACAGCAGAAAGCTTTAACCCAT CCAACATGTTAATGGAAGACCCCTCACAGTTGCCACAGAAACCTCAGGGCGGAGCAGGGACGACCGGAGGCTTTGGAGGATTTGGAATGCCTCAGCCCACCTATCAATGA